A single region of the Thermodesulfatator indicus DSM 15286 genome encodes:
- a CDS encoding DUF3786 domain-containing protein, translating into MSTPNPVEIIKKLPRTNCKECGYPTCLAFAMAVVTGACEPSKCPYFFPEDWPEVKQKGPLKEDYAWRILEEVKKKVQNINLKEIAPRLGASLEDDRLKLPFLDTEVLIDATQAVRIDSQELDPRDQILLYNYLIFAGKTPLKGEFVGLESFPSSLSKTATLRHYAEEKLAQNFSGRLKALEKSFKFFNVENVQECPADLCAVIYVLPKVPLKIHFFEAEPEENLSPEVKILFDANATDYLDLESLVFCAERLVERLIELAEEG; encoded by the coding sequence ATGAGCACACCCAATCCCGTAGAAATTATTAAAAAACTTCCGCGCACAAATTGCAAGGAATGCGGTTATCCCACCTGTCTTGCCTTTGCCATGGCTGTAGTTACCGGCGCTTGTGAGCCATCTAAATGTCCCTATTTTTTTCCTGAAGACTGGCCTGAAGTAAAACAAAAAGGACCTTTGAAAGAAGATTACGCCTGGCGTATTCTTGAGGAAGTAAAAAAGAAAGTCCAGAACATAAATCTAAAGGAAATCGCGCCAAGATTAGGGGCGTCTCTTGAAGATGACCGCTTAAAGTTACCTTTCCTGGATACCGAAGTTCTTATAGACGCCACCCAGGCCGTAAGGATTGACAGCCAAGAGCTCGATCCGCGGGACCAGATACTCCTTTACAACTATTTGATTTTTGCCGGCAAGACTCCTTTAAAAGGAGAATTTGTGGGGCTTGAGAGTTTCCCCAGTTCTCTTTCAAAAACCGCAACCCTTCGCCACTACGCTGAAGAAAAGCTGGCCCAAAACTTTTCAGGAAGGCTAAAAGCTCTTGAGAAGTCTTTTAAGTTTTTCAATGTTGAGAATGTCCAAGAATGTCCGGCGGATCTTTGTGCCGTAATTTATGTGTTACCTAAAGTTCCCTTAAAAATTCACTTCTTTGAAGCCGAGCCTGAAGAGAACCTTTCACCAGAAGTGAAAATCCTCTTTGATGCTAACGCTACGGATTATCTTGACCTGGAGTCTTTGGTATTCTGCGCCGAACGCCTGGTAGAGAGACTGATAGAACTGGCAGAGGAGGGATAA
- the rgy gene encoding reverse gyrase: protein MLFLVAHACPNCGGTISDERLNRGLPCSKCLPVPTEQDVCQALEEKGQLKRLSLFCNALSELDKFRHYFQKAVGFWPSSLQETWIKRLLLRESFAILAPTGTGKTTFGLLTSLYFAGKVLILVPTRLLAQQIGERLEEFSQKTGIKRQILAYLGKKKDKETFASQNFDILVCTTAFFYKHLDELLDLDFEFVFIDDVDSFLKRSAHIDKLFKLLGFSEREIALALKPQKTEKDFEKLEAIRKRHAGKKILLMSSATLRPRTTRVLLFRYLLGFEVQRAVSSLRNVVDAYKDMSSSDLAGLLQKAAELVKILGPGGLLFLSQSYGKDQVENVVEFLRAKGFKVLSYLELSPKEIMAQMETGDFDVAVGLAHLANPLVRGIDLPYILRYALFLGVPKHVIPTKVDLLPRSLFNVLANIIGILDEEERLKAMADLQYLRRYLTLTQENLPKYPRILERLKEIKAFVDNKFKDEAFLERLSKSEDVFLVKEGEELFLVVGDTATYIQASGRVSRLTAHGLLKGLSVVLVEDLRAFRSLERRLRFQLGEEFSFVPLENLDLKELSCELTEVRQLKRNAKGASRDFIKTALVVVESPHKAKTIASFFGKPAVRKVGEAFVYEIPAEDKVLMITASLGHVFNLSRRRGFFGVFKENSRFVPMFDSIKICEPTKEQLVDPEEVKTRCPEGRIYDKRELLESLRKLAFEIEEVYIGSDPDAEGEKIAYDLLIEMRPFNSNIRRLEFHEVTSRAFREAIKNPEEFNLNRVKAQLTRRVVDRWVGFVLSRKLWEAFGRKRLSAGRVQTPVLGWVIERADEAKQKKALISFKLFNETFNLTIEDLKLARRVFEALDELSWEILEQKEEEKNPFPPYTTDTVLQDASQRLKFSTRETMNLLQDLFENGLITYHRTDSTRISEAGRYQVAKPYITEKFGEDYFYPRAWGEGGAHEGIRPTRPRDVHEIRLMLANGLLTLAEPERALKLYDLIFKRFMASQMRPALVEKTIIRFSLPFYNWEEEIITQILRDGFEKLYPTFKVVSLSPQAGLQEKGYKLVPKVELFTEGTLVQEMKRRGLGRPSTYAEIVTTLIQRKYVKVLPGGRLTPTRLGREVYEFLRKNYPQYTDEALTRELEEAMDLIEEGKLDYQKVLAEAYRIRRLLSGEPEEHAFEERLTTYQRDF, encoded by the coding sequence GTGCTTTTTCTTGTAGCCCACGCCTGCCCCAACTGTGGTGGCACTATAAGTGATGAACGTCTAAACCGCGGGCTCCCTTGCTCTAAATGTTTGCCTGTCCCCACCGAACAGGATGTCTGCCAGGCGTTAGAAGAAAAGGGCCAGTTGAAAAGACTTTCTCTTTTTTGTAACGCCTTGTCTGAACTAGATAAATTTCGCCATTACTTTCAAAAAGCCGTTGGTTTCTGGCCTTCCTCTCTTCAAGAAACCTGGATAAAGCGCCTGCTTTTGCGTGAATCGTTTGCCATCCTTGCCCCCACAGGCACAGGGAAAACTACCTTTGGTCTTTTGACTTCTCTTTATTTTGCCGGGAAGGTGTTAATTCTGGTGCCAACCCGCCTTCTGGCCCAGCAAATTGGGGAAAGGCTAGAAGAATTTTCCCAAAAAACCGGTATAAAACGCCAAATTTTGGCCTATCTTGGCAAAAAAAAGGATAAAGAGACTTTTGCTTCTCAAAATTTTGATATTCTCGTTTGCACCACGGCCTTTTTTTATAAACACCTTGATGAGTTATTAGACCTTGATTTTGAATTTGTTTTTATTGATGACGTTGATTCTTTTTTAAAGCGTTCGGCGCACATAGATAAACTTTTTAAACTTTTGGGCTTTAGTGAACGAGAGATTGCCCTGGCCTTAAAGCCTCAAAAAACCGAAAAAGACTTTGAAAAGCTTGAAGCTATTCGCAAAAGGCATGCAGGGAAAAAGATTCTTCTAATGTCTTCAGCCACCCTGCGGCCACGCACCACTCGGGTTCTTCTTTTTCGTTATCTTTTGGGCTTTGAGGTGCAGCGGGCGGTAAGCTCTTTACGAAATGTCGTAGATGCTTATAAAGATATGTCTTCTTCTGATTTGGCTGGTCTGCTCCAAAAAGCCGCTGAACTGGTAAAGATTCTCGGGCCAGGTGGGCTTTTATTCCTTTCCCAAAGTTACGGCAAAGACCAGGTGGAAAACGTAGTTGAATTTTTAAGGGCCAAGGGTTTTAAAGTTTTGAGCTATCTTGAGCTTTCTCCCAAGGAAATCATGGCCCAGATGGAAACCGGCGATTTTGATGTAGCTGTAGGCCTGGCTCACCTAGCCAATCCTTTGGTGAGAGGCATTGATTTGCCCTATATCTTGCGCTACGCCTTGTTTTTAGGGGTGCCCAAACATGTTATCCCCACAAAGGTGGATCTCCTTCCAAGGAGCCTTTTCAATGTATTGGCCAATATTATTGGCATCCTTGACGAAGAAGAACGCCTAAAGGCCATGGCGGACCTGCAATATCTTCGCCGTTACCTGACTTTGACCCAAGAAAACTTGCCTAAGTACCCCCGCATTTTAGAACGACTTAAAGAGATAAAGGCTTTTGTTGACAACAAGTTCAAAGACGAGGCCTTTTTAGAGCGGCTTTCAAAAAGCGAAGACGTGTTTTTGGTAAAAGAGGGCGAAGAGTTGTTCCTGGTGGTAGGAGACACAGCCACTTACATTCAGGCCTCAGGAAGGGTTTCTCGTTTGACGGCTCATGGTTTGCTAAAAGGTCTTTCGGTGGTGCTGGTGGAAGACCTGCGGGCCTTTCGTAGCCTCGAAAGGCGGTTGCGTTTCCAGCTGGGAGAAGAATTTTCCTTCGTACCGCTTGAGAACTTAGACCTTAAGGAACTTAGCTGTGAGCTTACCGAAGTGCGCCAATTAAAGCGAAACGCTAAAGGGGCCTCAAGGGACTTTATTAAGACGGCTCTTGTGGTGGTTGAATCTCCGCACAAGGCCAAAACTATAGCTTCCTTTTTTGGGAAACCTGCGGTGCGTAAGGTGGGAGAGGCTTTTGTCTATGAAATACCAGCTGAAGACAAAGTTTTAATGATTACCGCTTCTTTAGGCCATGTATTTAATCTTTCAAGAAGGCGAGGTTTTTTTGGCGTATTTAAAGAAAACAGCCGATTTGTCCCTATGTTTGATAGCATAAAAATTTGTGAGCCTACTAAAGAACAATTGGTTGACCCTGAGGAAGTAAAAACCCGTTGCCCTGAGGGCAGGATTTACGATAAGCGCGAGCTTCTAGAAAGCCTGAGGAAGCTTGCCTTTGAAATAGAAGAAGTTTACATCGGAAGCGACCCGGACGCTGAAGGTGAAAAAATAGCCTATGATCTTCTCATAGAAATGAGGCCCTTTAATTCCAACATTAGGCGTCTTGAATTTCACGAAGTAACGTCCAGGGCCTTTCGTGAGGCCATTAAAAACCCTGAAGAATTTAACCTAAACCGGGTTAAGGCCCAGCTTACGAGAAGAGTGGTGGACCGCTGGGTGGGCTTTGTGCTTTCCAGGAAGCTCTGGGAGGCCTTTGGCCGTAAACGGCTTTCGGCTGGGAGAGTGCAAACACCGGTGCTTGGCTGGGTTATTGAAAGGGCTGATGAGGCCAAGCAAAAAAAGGCCCTTATCTCTTTTAAGCTTTTTAACGAAACTTTTAACCTTACGATAGAAGACTTAAAGCTTGCCAGGCGTGTTTTTGAAGCCTTAGACGAGCTTTCCTGGGAAATTTTAGAGCAAAAAGAAGAAGAGAAAAATCCGTTTCCGCCTTATACCACGGATACTGTGCTTCAGGACGCCAGCCAGAGGCTTAAATTTTCTACTAGAGAGACCATGAATCTTTTGCAAGATCTCTTTGAAAACGGCCTTATAACTTACCACCGCACAGATTCAACGCGTATTTCAGAGGCAGGTCGCTACCAAGTAGCTAAGCCTTACATTACCGAGAAATTTGGTGAAGATTACTTTTATCCTCGGGCCTGGGGAGAGGGTGGGGCTCATGAGGGTATTCGCCCTACCAGGCCGCGAGATGTTCACGAAATAAGACTTATGCTAGCTAACGGGCTTCTTACCTTGGCTGAACCAGAAAGGGCTCTCAAGCTTTATGACCTTATTTTCAAGCGTTTTATGGCTAGCCAGATGCGCCCGGCTTTGGTGGAGAAAACAATTATTCGCTTTAGCTTACCTTTTTATAACTGGGAAGAGGAAATAATTACCCAAATCTTAAGGGATGGTTTTGAGAAGCTTTATCCTACTTTTAAAGTGGTGAGTTTATCTCCCCAAGCCGGACTTCAAGAAAAGGGGTATAAGCTGGTACCCAAGGTTGAGCTCTTTACCGAAGGCACTCTGGTTCAGGAGATGAAAAGGCGTGGCCTTGGCCGACCTTCAACTTACGCTGAAATTGTTACTACGCTTATTCAACGCAAATATGTTAAAGTGCTGCCAGGTGGTAGGCTTACTCCTACACGCCTCGGTCGCGAAGTGTACGAGTTTTTAAGGAAAAATTATCCCCAATACACCGATGAGGCTCTC